The region CAGTCTTCCCCTGCGCATTTCGCGGTCACCATCCTCTGTACGCGAATGAAACTTGCACAAACCCGCATCTTGCAAAGAAGATCGCAGCACTATCTATTTTCCTGAGGATGTAAGAGCCGAAATACTTCTCAAAAGATAAACGTGGCTTCTCATTCACTTTCAGCAAAAAGAACGGAAAATAAGCTTTACCTGGTTCACTTCGCTAATCGACTTATCTCATCGTTTTCCCGAAGTCCCAGCTTATCTCCCCTCATCCCATTGTTCTGCCGCATGGCGGTGAAAGGCTCCTAAACATGAAATCGCTTCTTGATTCTCAACGTCCATCGTCCCGAAATCGTCGGGGTTTCACGCTGGTCGAATTGCTCGTGGTGATCGCCATCATTGGTGTCCTCGTCGCGCTTTTACTTCCTGCCGTCCAGCAAGCTCGCGAAGCCGCTCGACGCGCCCAGTGTGTTAACAACCTCAAGAACATTGGGTTGGCGATGCACAACTACCACGATACCTATACGAACCTCCCCTACCTCGGCTTCACCGGCTGGAACGGTGACACGATCTCGGTATTCGGTCGCCTGCTGCCGTTCATCGAACAAACGGCAATGTACGACACGCTGAACTTCAACGTGCGTGCCAACGATGGAAACAACAAGCTGTACCGCACCACGCCGATCGACGTTTACTCGTGCCCTTCGGAAACGGTGACGCTGGGCGAAGCCAACAGTGGCAACAACCATTGGTCGCATCAGCGATACAGCTACGGTGTTTGCGTCGGTAACACGAACTACGGTCAGGAGAACGCGAACAACTGGGATGGTCTGTGGACTTACACCAACGGTGGTTCCGCTTTCCGCATGGGCGACAAGATTGCCGGCCTGGCTTCGGTGACCGACGGTACGAGTAACACCGTGATGGTTTCGGAATTGCCAATGAACCAAAACGAAAATGGCTGGCAAGGGATGTACGCCGCAGGCATCTACGCTTCCGGCGCTGGTTTCACTGGTTACTTGACCCCGAACACCAAGGCTTCGGTCGACGGCGGTCGTCGCTGCTGGAACCCTGATGACTATCTCCAGAAGATTCCTTGCCACAACGGTGGCGACCACTGGCACACGGCAACTTTCGCTGCGTTCAGCATGCACCCAGGCGGGGTGAATGCTTGTAACTTCGATGGATCGGTCAGCTTCGTTCCGGAAACGATCGACATCTGGGCATGGCGTGCTCGTACGTCGACTCAAGGTGGCGAGGTTATCAGTCAATAACATGACCTGGCTTGTTGGAGAAGGGACCATCTTCACGATGCTCCCTTCCCGACACTCCTAGGCGGAGCACATGTCCGATGAGTATGAAACGCTTTTTCTCCTTTAGCAGTACGCTGACAGCTTTGTTGGCCTGTTGTTTTCTGACCGGATGCGGTGCGGATGACGGCATGATCACAATCACTGGAACGGTCACCCTTGACGGCGAACCAGTCCAGGACGGTTCGATCTCCCTGATGCCGGTTAGTGGCGGCAGCATGGGAGGTGGCTTGATCGAAGATGGCTATTACACAGCCAAGTCTTCCCCCGGCGAGATGGCTGTGCAGATCCATGCCCACAAGATGGTTCAAAAGCCGAATCCAACACGTGAAGAAATCGAACGTGGATTAGCAGAAGACCGAGTTTCGATCATTCCCGCGGTTTATAACCGCCAATCGAAACTACGCATATCCGTCGCTCCCGATCAGAACAACTTCGAGTTTGATCTGACGAAGGACGGCAAGATTCCCGAAGGCATGGCGTCCAAGATGTAAATCTTGCTCGCACGCCTGGCACGGAAGAGGTGGCTGACTTGGCAGGGTCAGCCACCTGTTTTTATGCGCTCAACGCGAATTCGCGTCGTGGGACGACTTGGATCGATCTTAAGCATCTGCTGAGAAAGCTCCGCATCCCCTTCGTCCACACGCCAATCTCCCGGGGGCAATTCAATCACTAATGGCTTTTTACCGAGATGCTGAAAGTCGATTTCCACCGACGTGTCAGTTGCCGTAACGGCGAATGTATGATCTGCCAACGCGATTCGGGTAATTCCGATGCTCGGCCAATCTTCTGGTAACGCAGGGTTCAAGCGAAATCCTTCTGCCGTCGGTTGAAACCCAAGGAAGCCATAAAGCATGACCTGCGGAACCAATACCGACTCCATGAATTCGTGATCTAACCCAAGACCGCCTGGCGTGCCCCCGCCCTGCAAACTGCCACGGCCAGGCACCGCGTAGTACTTGCGATAGCCTCCTTCCGCTTCGACCTCGGCAAACCATTTTGTGATCGCTTTGAGCCGCTCCGAGGCATTCTCGGGCCCCTGCACTTTCAAGCGAGCCATCAAGTCATGAAACGAAAAGCCGAGCACGGCTCCTCCATCTTGCACTTGCCCTCCCCAGGCAATCGCATCAGGGTTATGCCAGACCCAGGCATACCATTCTGTATTCCGCCGCGTGGTAGCCCTGGGTGCAAATCGCCAACGATAGATATCGCCTCCTGTGGACGTATCGCCTTCGACAATTCTGTCTCCGTCGATCCACTGCATGATTTGCTTCGCCTGACTTTCCGAAGCAAACCCATAATAGATTGCTTCCAAGTTGAGAAACGTGAAGCCATAGTCGTGCGGTTGTCCATCGGCATCAATACACGCGATGAATCGCCCTTTCTCCGCATCCCAAAATCGCTGACCAGCTTGTTGCTTCAAACGGGCAGCCACGGCTTGAAGCGCTTCGGCAGAATATGTTGGCGGTGGCAGCTTCCATTCCGGGTGTTCCGCAATCGCCTCTTCTAACGTACTCATCACTTGCAATGCGTCGTAGGTCACCATTGACGCGTAGCAGTCGTAGTGACCGAACGGCAGTAGATCCCAGTAATTGTTGCCGACGCCATGTCCATGCCGCAGTTGCTTCTTTCCCATTGCATCGAACACAAAACCAGTACGGCCATCATGCCCTGGCCACGAAACCAGCACGGCACCTTTCGTGGCAACTTGAAACTCGCTCAACGTATAAGCCATCGCCGTTCGCATGCGTTCGATGTTCTTTTGGAGGAAATCGACATCATGCGTCCACAGAAAATAGTCCGCACTTCCGCGAATAAACATGGGACCGGTGATAGGGTGACGCGAGTCGGTCGCCGTATGCATGTTGCGGATCGTTATCTCTTGCGGCTGTTCGTTTTCCCAAGACAACCGAAGCTGTTCGATCGTTCCATTCCACAACTCGTGCTGATAAACCGGGACAACGCTTAGCTTCAGCCCAGCCCCATACTGGCCGCCCATTCCACTATCTTTTGTGACGACCAGCGACCGCGTTTCGTTAAACTGCTGGTCTTCTTTCCTACGCCATTGAAGCGTTACCTGAGAGTCTTCCGCCAGTCGATCGCTCGACCATTCGATCACGAAAAAAGGAGCCACGAAACTATCGAATGGTCTCGGCGGAAATGTCAA is a window of Bremerella sp. TYQ1 DNA encoding:
- a CDS encoding DUF1559 domain-containing protein — protein: MKSLLDSQRPSSRNRRGFTLVELLVVIAIIGVLVALLLPAVQQAREAARRAQCVNNLKNIGLAMHNYHDTYTNLPYLGFTGWNGDTISVFGRLLPFIEQTAMYDTLNFNVRANDGNNKLYRTTPIDVYSCPSETVTLGEANSGNNHWSHQRYSYGVCVGNTNYGQENANNWDGLWTYTNGGSAFRMGDKIAGLASVTDGTSNTVMVSELPMNQNENGWQGMYAAGIYASGAGFTGYLTPNTKASVDGGRRCWNPDDYLQKIPCHNGGDHWHTATFAAFSMHPGGVNACNFDGSVSFVPETIDIWAWRARTSTQGGEVISQ